GCCGGCCTCCCTGGCGCCGGCGGCTGCCGCTGTGAGCGACGCAAAGCCTACTGAGGCGGTCGTGAGAGAGTCGGCGCCGCAAGTGGCGATGGCCACTCGTCCAACTCCGTCGGTCAAAGCCGATTATGGCTGGTTGGCCGAATCGCTGAGGCGGAGACTGGCTGAAATTAAACGTTATCCCAGTGCCGCGCGCTTGAATGGCTGGGAAGGGAAGGTCGTGCTGCGAGCAGTCATTCGATCCGATGGCCACCTGTCGGAGGTAAAGGTGCATAGAAGCTCCGGCTACGAATCGCTCGACAACGCGGCGATGGAAGCTCTTCGGTTGGTCTGTCCTCTGCATATGACGAATGCGATCGGTGCAGCCGAAGTCGCGGTACTCGTACCGATGGTCTATAGCCTGGGAGGGTAGGCAATGGAATGTGTGTCGATGCCTGCGGTGAGGGCGGGCCAAGGTTCAAGTGGGCGCGACATGCCCATCTCCATTCGAGGGTCAAAGTGAGGTGCACCATGATCGACCGGATCGGTAGAACCAAAAAACTAGCCTGGATGGTGGGGATTGCGATCGGCGCTGTCTCGCTCACGTCGCTCGCGCTGGCCGAGCCGGAGCAGACTTTGCGGTTCGGCCCGAAACTGACAACCGATCGTCCGGTCAGAGCGGTGGTCGGTCCTTCCGTCAGGATCGACGAGCAAGAGCATATTGCGCTGGCCTGGGTAGAAGAGGACAAGGACAAGCGCACGGTGTTCTATTCGAGAACGGAGAAGCCGGAGGGGCCGATCGGGACTTCGATCATCGTGAACCAGCCGACCGAGATGCCCTACATGCGGCAGGAAGCGCCGGCGCTGGCCGTGGCCGGAGACGAGGTGTTCCTGACCTGGGCCCTGACCCATCCGAAAGTGACGGCGGATAAACCATTTTCGAACGAACTGAGGCTGAGTCGGTCCACGGATGGCGGCAGAACCTTTCTCCCATCCATTCTCGTAAACGACGATGAACAGGTCATCGGCCACAGTTTCGATTCGATCCATGTCTCTTCTGATGGCGTGGTGCATATGGCCTGGATCGATGGGCGAGAGGGGAAGAAAGAATCCGGTACCTTTGTCACGCGCTCGACCGATCATGGACGCACCGTCGCGAAGAACCTCAAAGTGGACGAGAACACCTGTGTCTGTTGCCGGACCTCTCTCACTACCGGACCGGACGGAACGCTCTATGTGGCCTGGCGCAAGATTCTCCCCGGCGATCTCCGCGAAACGGTGGTCGCGCGTTCCATCGACGGTGGGCAGACGTTCACCGCTCCGGTCATTGTAGGCCAGGATCGCTGGGTCTTTCCCGGCTGTCCGCATCGGCCCGCCTCGATCGGGACGGATCGGCTGGGGCGGCTCTATGTGGTTTGGTATACGGAAGGAGTCGATGAGACTCCGGCGGTGTTTCTGGCCTACTCGGACGACCGCGGGGACAGCTTTTCACCCAAGCAGAAGCTGAACGTCTCGAAGGGAACTTTCCCCGACCACCCGCAGA
This is a stretch of genomic DNA from Nitrospirota bacterium. It encodes these proteins:
- a CDS encoding sialidase family protein, whose product is MIDRIGRTKKLAWMVGIAIGAVSLTSLALAEPEQTLRFGPKLTTDRPVRAVVGPSVRIDEQEHIALAWVEEDKDKRTVFYSRTEKPEGPIGTSIIVNQPTEMPYMRQEAPALAVAGDEVFLTWALTHPKVTADKPFSNELRLSRSTDGGRTFLPSILVNDDEQVIGHSFDSIHVSSDGVVHMAWIDGREGKKESGTFVTRSTDHGRTVAKNLKVDENTCVCCRTSLTTGPDGTLYVAWRKILPGDLRETVVARSIDGGQTFTAPVIVGQDRWVFPGCPHRPASIGTDRLGRLYVVWYTEGVDETPAVFLAYSDDRGDSFSPKQKLNVSKGTFPDHPQMAVDPEGRLVIVWEEQSPVRREVVMSVSLDRGQTFSAPQKLNEKKGQTPTLSMNSKGLAALAWTEHAMPNHRMVVQTIQLPAMKIIARQKP